From a single Brassica oleracea var. oleracea cultivar TO1000 chromosome C5, BOL, whole genome shotgun sequence genomic region:
- the LOC106343408 gene encoding serine/threonine-protein kinase WNK1-like has protein sequence MNNLVSYLEPDYSEFVEVDPTGRYGRYNEVLGKGASKTVYRAFDEYEGIEVAWNQVKLYDFLQSPEDLERLYCEIHLLKTLKHKNIMKFYTSWVDTSNRNINFVTELFTSGTLRQYRLRHKRVNIRAVKHWCRQILRGLHYLHNHDPPIIHRDLKCDNIFVNGNQGEVKIGDLGLAAILRKSHAAHCVGTPEFMAPEVYEEAYNELVDIYSFGMCILEMVTFDYPYSECTHPAQIYKKVMSGKKPDALYMVKDPEVKYFIEKCLATVSLRVSARELLDDPFFRIDDGGFDLRSVDVDYPVAPPLVRQPHHLADYYNYPSNSSFLNRQYSNGYHEYQSGWAYNPGETEETHGIELFECRNGNDQEEDKSSGNVDISIKGKRRDDGGLFLRLRITDKEGRVRNIYFPFDIETDTALSVATEMVAELDMDDHGVTKIANMIDGEISRLVPSWRPGPEFEESLAAAAAAANANICSNCVSNRTSMGSVMDFLRTNPGANVAQCCRNGCGETHGRFEEITIRETEVRLREIWKLQQQQESRELSSIDSGQNHSEEEEEEVYEDPEITFSCEASNTLNHLTGSGSFSFLPSLYCDEVEKSEDQVQREFRWLKAKCQMDIREMQDEQLKSMWSETGEEGLKDGFSGSVSGLGRGGDEDKVKEKVFGGRLVPKCLKRTTSLPVDAIEA, from the exons ATGAACAATCTGGTGAGTTATCTTGAGCCAGATTACTCTGAGTTTGTTGAAGTTGATCCTACTGGAAGATATGGAAGA TATAATGAAGTTCTGGGTAAAGGAGCTTCAAAGACTGT TTACAGAGCATTTGATGAATATGAAGGCATCGAAGTAGCATGGAACCAAGTCAAGCTCTACGACTTCTTACAAAGCCCTGAAGATCTCGAGAGGCTTTACTGTGAGATCCATCTCCTCAAGACCCTTAAACACAAGAACATCATGAAGTTCTACACCTCTTGGGTCGATACCTCTAACAGAAACATCAATTTCGTCACTGAGTTGTTCACTTCCGGCACCTTAAGACA GTATAGACTAAGGCATAAGAGAGTGAACATAAGAGCGGTGAAACACTGGTGCAGACAAATCTTGAGAGGGTTACATTATCTACATAACCATGACCCTCCTATAATCCACAGAGATCTCAAATGTGACAACATTTTCGTCAACGGCAATCAAGGCGAGGTCAAGATTGGTGATCTTGGCCTCGCCGCCATTTTAAGAAAGTCCCACGCTGCTCACTGCGTAGGGACACCTGAGTTCATGGCTCCTGAAGTGTACGAAGAAGCGTATAACGAACTGGTTGATATATACTCTTTTGGTATGTGCATTCTAGAAATGGTAACGTTTGATTATCCTTACAGCGAATGCACACACCCTGCTCAGATCTACAAGAAAGTTATGTCG GGGAAGAAGCCAGATGCATTGTACATGGTGAAAGACCCTGAGGTTAAATACTTCATAGAGAAATGTTTGGCTACTGTATCTCTTAGAGTCTCGGCTCGTGAGTTACTAGATGATCCTTTCTTTCGAATAGACGATGGTGGGTTTGATTTGAGATCAGTTGATGTGGATTATCCGGTGGCGCCGCCGCTAGTTAGGCAGCCTCATCATCTTGCTGACTACTACAACTATCCGTCGAATAGTAGCTTTTTGAATCGCCAGTATTCAAATGGTTACCATGAGTATCAAAGCGGATGGGCTTATAATCCAGGTGAGACAGAGGAGACTCATGGAATCGAGCTCTTTGAGTGTCGAAACGGAAATGATCAAGAAGAAGACAAGAGTTCTGGTAATGTTGATATAAGTATCAAAGGGAAGAGAAGAGATGATGGTGGCTTGTTCTTGCGTCTTAGGATCACAGACAAAGAAG GGCGTGTCCGGAACATTTACTTTCCATTTGACATCGAAACAGACACTGCACTGAGCGTTGCTACGGAAATGGTAGCGGAGCTTGACATGGACGACCATGGAGTTACAAAGATAGCCAACATGATTGACGGCGAGATATCTAGGCTTGTACCTAGTTGGAGACCTGGACCTGAGTTTGAAGAATCTCTTGCGGCTGCTGCAGCTGCTGCAAATGCGAACATTTGCAGCAACTGCGTGTCCAACCGCACTTCAATGGGCTCGGTGATGGATTTCTTGAGGACCAATCCTGGAGCAAACGTTGCACAGTGTTGTCGAAACGGGTGCGGTGAGACACATGGACGCTTTGAAGAGATTACGATAAGAGAAACCGAGGTTAGGCTTCGAGAGATATGGAAGCTGCAGCAACAGCAGGAGAGTCGAGAGCTTAGCTCGATAGACTCGGGACAGAACCATTCAGAAGAAGAAGAGGAAGAAGTGTATGAGGATCCTGAAATAACGTTTTCTTGTGAGGCGAGTAACACGCTAAACCATCTAACCGGGTCTGGTTCGTTCTCCTTTTTACCGTCTCTATACTGTGATGAGGTAGAGAAATCTGAAGACCAGGTCCAACGAGAGTTCAGATGGCTTAAAGCTAAGTGTCAGATGGATATAAGAGAGATGCAGGATGAACAGTTGAAGTCCATGTGGTCGGAAACAGGAGAAGAGGGTCTGAAAGATGGATTCTCCGGTTCGGTTTCGGGGTTGGGAAGAGGAGGAGATGAAGATAAGGTGAAAGAGAAGGTGTTTGGAGGAAGATTAGTACCAAAGTGTCTTAAAAGGACAACTTCTCTTCCTGTTGATGCCATTGAAGCTTGA